One segment of Anatilimnocola aggregata DNA contains the following:
- a CDS encoding RNA polymerase sigma factor → MTDGELVRQTLAGRLAAYAELVQRWSARVLAVCRAHVGSLEAAEDLAQESLVRGLQALATLHDPEKFGPWLRGIAVRACLDWRKAKQTSQRPFSSLDTPAAQFDPVSHDDSVETTAERAEDCQRLRAAVDELPAAYRETLWLYYSDRLTYDDLAQFLGTSRATINLRLTKARALLRQRLGATDELVTKATESKQRIGERT, encoded by the coding sequence ATGACCGATGGCGAACTGGTCCGCCAGACGCTGGCCGGCCGCTTGGCTGCTTACGCCGAGTTGGTGCAGCGCTGGTCTGCGCGAGTGCTGGCCGTGTGCCGGGCACATGTTGGCTCGTTGGAAGCTGCCGAAGATCTCGCGCAAGAGTCGCTGGTGCGCGGTCTCCAAGCCCTGGCAACTTTGCACGATCCCGAGAAGTTCGGTCCTTGGCTGCGAGGCATTGCCGTGCGGGCTTGTCTCGATTGGCGGAAGGCGAAACAAACGTCGCAAAGGCCATTTTCGTCGCTCGATACTCCCGCGGCGCAGTTCGATCCCGTGAGTCACGACGACTCGGTCGAGACCACTGCCGAACGGGCCGAAGATTGCCAGCGACTGCGGGCTGCGGTCGACGAGTTGCCGGCCGCCTATCGAGAAACGTTGTGGCTCTACTACAGTGACCGGCTGACCTATGACGACTTAGCGCAGTTCCTGGGTACGTCGCGGGCAACAATCAATTTGCGGCTGACCAAGGCACGGGCGCTGCTGCGACAACGACTGGGTGCGACGGACGAGCTGGTGACTAAGGCAACAGAGAGCAAACAACGAATTGGGGAGAGAACCTGA
- a CDS encoding efflux RND transporter periplasmic adaptor subunit — MPITNSFFRYAIVAAGLSGATALALYAAPPNRPLLSLPGQVPALGNPLGVAPSESPVAGNVPAPIRSTFGITPSQSVNGQVQISHCLVSLIEDVQVPAKEAGALVNVAVTEGDYVRVGQVLAQIDDRQSQLQKMAAIQDRDAALAKANDDIEVRFAEASFEVTTAELDRALGIEKRNSGAVTAADIQKLRLAKKRDELGIDRSKLEMKIAHMGAEVKQAAVDAADEGIARRKIISPIDGLVIGLFHEKGEWVNIGEPVLQIVRVDRLRVEGFLSASEVGPESIAGKPVNVEVTLAQGRTAQLAGTVTFISPLVQAGNKYRVRAEVQNRSEQGHPVLRPGMTATMFIATH; from the coding sequence GTGCCAATCACGAATTCCTTTTTTCGCTATGCCATCGTCGCTGCTGGACTGAGCGGCGCGACAGCGCTAGCGCTGTATGCAGCGCCGCCGAATCGCCCGCTCTTGTCCCTGCCGGGTCAGGTGCCGGCACTCGGCAATCCGCTGGGTGTCGCGCCCAGCGAGTCGCCCGTCGCCGGCAATGTCCCCGCGCCGATTCGCTCGACTTTCGGCATCACGCCATCGCAGTCGGTGAATGGCCAGGTGCAAATCTCGCACTGCCTGGTGTCGCTTATTGAAGATGTGCAAGTGCCCGCGAAAGAAGCAGGCGCGCTGGTGAACGTGGCCGTCACTGAAGGGGACTACGTGCGCGTCGGCCAGGTTCTCGCGCAGATCGACGATCGCCAGTCGCAATTGCAAAAGATGGCCGCGATTCAAGACCGCGATGCTGCGCTCGCCAAGGCCAACGACGATATTGAAGTTCGCTTCGCCGAGGCCTCGTTCGAAGTTACGACCGCCGAACTCGATCGCGCGCTGGGCATCGAAAAACGCAATTCAGGCGCGGTCACTGCTGCGGATATTCAAAAGCTGCGCCTCGCGAAGAAGCGCGACGAACTGGGCATCGATCGCAGCAAACTGGAAATGAAAATCGCCCACATGGGTGCCGAAGTGAAGCAAGCGGCCGTCGATGCTGCTGATGAGGGAATTGCCCGGCGAAAAATCATCTCGCCCATTGATGGCCTGGTAATTGGGCTGTTTCACGAAAAGGGTGAATGGGTCAACATCGGCGAGCCTGTGCTGCAAATCGTCCGCGTCGACCGTCTGCGCGTGGAAGGATTTCTCTCGGCCAGCGAAGTAGGTCCTGAAAGCATCGCGGGCAAGCCGGTGAATGTCGAAGTAACACTTGCTCAAGGCCGCACCGCGCAACTGGCTGGCACCGTTACGTTCATCAGCCCGCTCGTCCAAGCGGGAAACAAGTATCGCGTCCGGGCCGAGGTGCAAAATCGCAGCGAACAAGGCCACCCTGTTCTTCGCCCTGGCATGACCGCCACCATGTTCATCGCCACGCACTAG
- a CDS encoding phosphatidate cytidylyltransferase, whose product MLRWRLLSSFIIIAVMLALIALDHREVGLGIPGVWLLPMLLIVTVLATEEVISLLRNQNHRPVEWVTYVGSLGIAVAGAEKLIKELSFQFHLTPNYPAWEGWPMLAVAGGVILAFGGEMWRFRKAGEGAIVNAALSIFAMIYVGGLMMFLAWQRLDHGTFAFLSIPIVVKFADTGAYTFGRLFGRHKMTPLLSPGKTWQGAVGGLLAGCAASWLSFTYLQPAITPASATGPASNSLVAILLYGFALTLAGMHGDLAESLLKRDMNRKDSSTWLPGLGGVLDIIDSLLIAAPVAFLFWHMGWVR is encoded by the coding sequence GTGCTGCGTTGGCGTTTGCTTTCCTCCTTCATCATCATTGCCGTGATGCTCGCCCTCATCGCGCTCGACCATCGCGAAGTGGGACTGGGCATACCCGGCGTCTGGCTGTTGCCGATGCTGCTCATTGTCACGGTGCTGGCAACGGAAGAAGTCATCTCGCTGCTGCGGAACCAAAATCATCGCCCCGTGGAATGGGTGACTTATGTCGGCAGTTTGGGCATTGCCGTGGCTGGTGCCGAGAAACTGATCAAGGAGTTGAGTTTTCAGTTTCACTTGACGCCGAACTATCCCGCCTGGGAAGGCTGGCCCATGCTGGCCGTCGCCGGTGGCGTGATTCTGGCGTTTGGCGGCGAGATGTGGCGGTTTCGCAAGGCAGGGGAAGGAGCGATCGTCAACGCGGCGCTGTCGATCTTCGCGATGATCTATGTCGGCGGGTTGATGATGTTTCTGGCCTGGCAACGACTCGATCACGGCACGTTCGCGTTCCTCTCCATTCCGATCGTCGTGAAATTTGCCGATACCGGTGCCTACACGTTTGGCCGCCTGTTTGGTCGCCACAAGATGACGCCGCTGCTCAGCCCGGGCAAAACCTGGCAAGGTGCCGTTGGAGGGTTGCTTGCCGGCTGCGCGGCTAGTTGGCTTAGCTTCACCTACTTGCAGCCAGCGATTACGCCAGCCTCGGCCACTGGCCCAGCCTCCAATTCACTCGTGGCGATTCTGCTCTATGGCTTCGCCCTGACCCTCGCGGGGATGCACGGCGACCTGGCCGAATCGCTCCTCAAGCGCGATATGAATCGCAAAGACAGCAGCACCTGGCTCCCTGGTCTCGGCGGCGTGCTCGATATCATCGACAGCCTGTTGATCGCCGCGCCGGTGGCGTTTTTGTTTTGGCATATGGGCTGGGTGAGGTGA
- a CDS encoding PQQ-binding-like beta-propeller repeat protein, with protein sequence MLIHRGLSLLLLLVVVSALHAGDWPQILGPNRDGHADGEKLAEKWPAAGLKPAWTYSLGSGYAGPAIVGKQVIVFHRRDDEEIVESVDLTTGKLIWRTAFLATYRGGIDSDTGPRCVPVVAGDSVYVFGAAGDLHCVDLTNGKERWSRSLFADYGGDENYFGAGSTPLVIGDRVICNVGGNKAGLVGVDAKTGKTVWQGTEEGTSYSSPTTVTIAGKPQALFVTRLNALLVDPVTGTTSKLLPFGARGPTVNAATPLVFDGTVFLTASYNIDAVLATIQSPAEVRWHDGDTLSSQYVTPIYHKGYLYGIHGREDSNTPGAFRCIEAKTGKLAWEKPSFGIAHLILAGDKILLAKLNGELILAAADSTAYRELGRASIAADKTRAIPALSQGCFFTRTTENGQGKLICVRVGE encoded by the coding sequence ATGCTCATCCACCGTGGCCTCTCGCTGCTGCTGTTGCTCGTCGTTGTTTCCGCACTTCACGCTGGCGATTGGCCTCAAATCCTCGGTCCCAATCGAGACGGCCATGCCGATGGAGAAAAGCTCGCAGAAAAATGGCCGGCGGCGGGTCTGAAGCCCGCTTGGACCTACTCGCTCGGCAGTGGATATGCTGGCCCGGCGATTGTCGGCAAGCAAGTGATTGTGTTTCATCGACGCGACGATGAAGAGATCGTCGAGTCGGTCGATCTGACCACGGGCAAGTTGATCTGGCGAACTGCCTTCCTCGCTACGTACCGCGGCGGTATTGATTCCGATACTGGCCCCCGCTGTGTGCCGGTGGTCGCGGGCGATTCGGTGTATGTCTTTGGCGCTGCCGGTGACTTGCACTGTGTGGACCTGACGAACGGCAAAGAGCGCTGGTCGCGCAGTCTGTTTGCCGATTACGGCGGCGATGAAAATTATTTCGGTGCCGGTAGCACCCCGCTGGTGATTGGGGACCGCGTCATTTGCAACGTTGGCGGCAACAAGGCGGGGCTTGTGGGCGTGGATGCCAAAACCGGTAAGACGGTGTGGCAAGGAACCGAAGAAGGAACCAGCTATTCGTCACCTACAACCGTAACGATTGCCGGCAAACCACAAGCGCTGTTCGTCACTCGCCTCAATGCCCTGCTCGTCGATCCCGTTACTGGCACCACCAGCAAACTTCTTCCCTTTGGTGCCCGCGGACCGACCGTGAACGCTGCGACGCCGCTCGTGTTCGATGGAACGGTCTTCCTCACGGCCAGCTATAATATCGACGCTGTCCTGGCAACCATTCAGTCACCCGCTGAAGTTCGTTGGCACGACGGCGACACGCTCAGCAGCCAGTATGTGACACCCATTTATCACAAGGGTTACCTCTACGGCATTCATGGTCGCGAAGACTCGAATACCCCCGGCGCGTTCCGCTGCATCGAAGCCAAGACCGGCAAGCTCGCCTGGGAGAAGCCCAGCTTTGGCATCGCGCATCTAATTCTCGCTGGCGATAAAATCCTGCTTGCCAAGCTCAATGGCGAACTGATCCTTGCCGCAGCTGATTCAACCGCTTATCGCGAACTGGGCCGCGCCTCGATTGCCGCCGACAAGACCCGCGCCATTCCAGCCCTCTCGCAAGGCTGCTTCTTCACCCGCACCACCGAGAATGGCCAAGGCAAGCTGATTTGCGTGCGCGTGGGAGAGTAG
- a CDS encoding LOG family protein, which translates to MLVTDNEGELVPDPVIPRFNPDGAAMGNDDDRLKHIEDLIQTIKESADKMAADGSSRGDLKLISRTLRELRYAFKVFAPYRKRRKVTVFGSARTKPEEPAYQEAVHLGRVFAENDWLVVTGAAAGIMEAGHQGAGREHSMGLNIMLPFEQQANPVIRDDHKLVHMKYFFTRKLMFVKECDAVVCLPGGFGTLDEAMEVITLLQTGKRDMVPVVLLDPPGGKYWADLDQFLKSHLLGNRLISPEDQYLYTVCDSYEVALQEVLNFFKVYHSMRYVKRELVFRLNEPLEPALLEAIQANFKDILAEGTFTQRDALPAEKDEPDLAQKARLVFTFNRRNFGRLRFLIDTINLGRLAPSRFGNK; encoded by the coding sequence ATGCTTGTGACTGACAATGAAGGTGAACTCGTACCCGATCCGGTGATTCCGCGGTTCAATCCCGACGGGGCCGCGATGGGGAACGATGACGACCGTCTGAAGCATATCGAAGACCTGATTCAAACCATCAAGGAATCAGCGGACAAGATGGCAGCCGACGGCAGCAGTCGCGGCGACTTAAAACTCATCAGTCGCACGCTGCGCGAGTTGCGCTATGCATTCAAGGTGTTTGCTCCTTATCGCAAGCGGCGAAAAGTAACCGTATTCGGTTCGGCCCGCACCAAGCCGGAAGAGCCCGCCTATCAAGAGGCCGTTCATCTGGGGCGCGTCTTTGCCGAGAACGACTGGCTGGTGGTGACCGGCGCTGCAGCGGGCATTATGGAGGCGGGGCACCAAGGTGCCGGTCGCGAGCACTCGATGGGGCTCAACATCATGCTCCCCTTCGAGCAGCAGGCCAATCCCGTGATTCGCGACGATCACAAGCTGGTCCACATGAAGTACTTCTTCACGCGCAAACTGATGTTCGTGAAGGAGTGCGATGCGGTGGTCTGTCTGCCCGGCGGCTTTGGGACGCTCGACGAAGCGATGGAAGTCATCACGCTGCTGCAAACTGGCAAGCGCGATATGGTTCCCGTCGTGCTGCTCGACCCTCCGGGGGGCAAGTACTGGGCGGACCTCGATCAATTCCTCAAAAGCCACTTGCTCGGCAATCGCCTGATCTCGCCGGAAGATCAGTATCTCTACACCGTCTGCGATAGCTACGAAGTGGCCCTGCAAGAAGTCCTCAACTTCTTCAAGGTTTATCACAGCATGCGGTACGTGAAGCGAGAACTCGTGTTTCGCCTGAACGAACCGCTCGAGCCCGCGCTGCTCGAAGCCATTCAAGCGAACTTCAAAGACATTCTCGCCGAAGGGACCTTCACCCAGCGGGACGCACTCCCCGCCGAGAAGGATGAGCCCGATCTGGCGCAAAAAGCGCGGCTGGTCTTTACATTCAATCGTCGCAACTTCGGCCGCCTCCGGTTCCTCATCGACACCATCAACCTCGGCCGCCTTGCCCCCAGTCGCTTCGGCAATAAATAG
- a CDS encoding HlyD family efflux transporter periplasmic adaptor subunit — protein sequence MPKEEWGPSALGQAPSSRDFASIMSLAPPQSSSSFPLPKQPVLAGSVAVAQTGGTEGVDPSLLTDTRNEIRQLVNEVAQLAASDATAKEFYEGFLSRVLAAMAAVGGAVWIKQGDGLQLAYHANLPATGLAANQELPAHQGLLRRVAETKQALIVPPHAAGAAGSQAPDNPTQHLLVLAPLMLENETQAVVEVFQRAGGGPTTQRGYLRFLVQMAELAGDFLKTQHLRQLRDRQAVWQQLEQFVLAIHRSLELLPTAYAIVNEGRRIAGCDRVSLILWKQGRCEVLAISGLDSLDRRAVQVKRLAELTRCVLKAREPLLYTHDSRDTPPQIEAALQGYLDQAHARLLGVIPLTIQPAKTDQPVRASELPIIGALIVEQLSDDRPASDLASRVDLVAQHSASALAAVLSHQSVLFLPLWKALGSLGAVASLRALPKTAAVLILLVGVIAALFLVPADFEVAARGKLQPADRREVFAQISGVVDKLAVRHGDFVQAGQPLVELSSHDLEEQLTTILGEQSTVVEQIAATERALLDNRSGQGTRLTAADENRLAAELLELRQRASNLERELALFRQKQQQLLVVAPAAGQVVTWKVEQQLLHRPVERGQALLSLADPAGPWELELYVPERRLKHLAAAQAMKPGKADRQPLEVTFTLASHPGMTFRGQVVEIEHTAQVRGDEGNTILVRVQVDKSQLPDLHDQVTVTGKLYCGERSLGFVWFCDLLETVQSQVLFWL from the coding sequence ATGCCGAAGGAAGAATGGGGCCCGAGCGCGCTTGGGCAAGCACCTTCCTCGCGAGACTTTGCAAGCATTATGTCGCTGGCACCTCCGCAGTCGTCGTCAAGCTTTCCGCTTCCCAAGCAGCCCGTTCTGGCTGGATCGGTGGCTGTGGCCCAGACCGGCGGGACCGAAGGTGTTGACCCCTCGCTCCTCACCGATACGCGTAACGAAATTCGCCAACTGGTGAATGAAGTGGCGCAGTTGGCAGCTTCGGATGCTACGGCCAAGGAGTTCTACGAAGGTTTTTTGTCGCGCGTGCTGGCCGCGATGGCAGCCGTCGGCGGCGCGGTCTGGATCAAGCAGGGGGACGGACTGCAACTCGCCTATCATGCGAACTTGCCTGCCACGGGACTGGCCGCGAATCAGGAATTACCGGCGCATCAAGGTTTGCTTCGCCGCGTGGCCGAGACAAAGCAAGCCCTCATCGTGCCACCCCATGCTGCCGGTGCGGCAGGGAGTCAAGCACCGGATAACCCCACGCAGCACTTGCTGGTGCTCGCGCCGCTGATGCTCGAAAACGAGACTCAGGCAGTCGTCGAAGTTTTTCAGCGGGCCGGTGGTGGACCAACGACGCAGCGCGGCTACTTGCGCTTCCTGGTGCAAATGGCCGAACTGGCCGGCGACTTCTTGAAAACGCAGCACTTGCGGCAACTGCGCGATCGCCAGGCTGTCTGGCAACAACTCGAGCAGTTTGTCCTGGCGATTCATCGTTCGCTGGAGTTGCTGCCCACCGCTTATGCCATTGTGAACGAAGGGCGGCGCATCGCGGGCTGCGATCGCGTATCGCTCATCCTGTGGAAGCAAGGTCGCTGCGAAGTGCTCGCCATCAGCGGGCTCGATTCGCTCGACCGCCGCGCGGTGCAAGTGAAGCGACTAGCCGAGTTGACCCGCTGTGTGCTCAAAGCGCGCGAACCACTCTTGTACACGCACGATAGCCGCGATACGCCACCGCAAATCGAAGCGGCCCTGCAAGGCTATCTCGATCAGGCGCACGCACGCTTACTCGGCGTAATCCCGCTCACCATTCAACCCGCTAAGACCGACCAGCCTGTGCGGGCCAGCGAGTTGCCGATCATCGGTGCGTTGATTGTCGAACAACTTTCTGATGATCGCCCGGCGAGCGACCTCGCTTCGCGCGTCGACCTTGTTGCTCAGCATAGCGCTTCAGCGCTCGCTGCCGTACTGTCGCATCAGAGCGTGCTGTTTCTACCGCTGTGGAAAGCCCTGGGCAGTCTCGGCGCGGTGGCTTCGCTGCGAGCATTGCCCAAAACCGCAGCGGTGCTCATCCTGCTCGTTGGTGTCATCGCCGCTTTATTCTTAGTGCCAGCTGATTTCGAAGTGGCCGCGCGCGGCAAGTTGCAACCGGCCGATCGGCGCGAAGTCTTCGCGCAGATTTCCGGCGTCGTCGATAAGCTCGCTGTCCGGCACGGCGACTTCGTGCAAGCGGGACAACCGCTCGTCGAGCTCTCGAGTCACGATCTCGAAGAACAACTCACCACCATCCTGGGCGAGCAAAGCACCGTCGTCGAACAGATTGCCGCTACCGAACGGGCACTGCTCGATAATCGGAGCGGGCAGGGAACTCGCCTGACCGCGGCGGATGAAAATCGCCTGGCCGCAGAGCTGCTCGAATTGCGACAAAGGGCGAGCAATCTCGAGCGCGAACTGGCCCTGTTTCGCCAAAAACAGCAGCAGTTGCTCGTTGTCGCGCCGGCAGCGGGGCAGGTCGTCACGTGGAAAGTCGAACAGCAGTTACTCCATCGCCCGGTCGAACGTGGTCAGGCACTCCTTTCTCTCGCCGATCCCGCTGGTCCTTGGGAACTCGAGCTGTATGTACCTGAGCGCCGCCTGAAGCACCTCGCAGCAGCCCAAGCGATGAAGCCCGGCAAGGCAGACCGCCAGCCGCTGGAAGTGACGTTCACGCTGGCCAGTCATCCGGGCATGACATTCCGCGGGCAAGTGGTCGAGATCGAACACACGGCGCAGGTGCGCGGCGACGAGGGGAACACGATCCTCGTGCGCGTGCAAGTCGATAAGTCGCAGTTGCCTGACCTGCACGACCAGGTGACGGTTACAGGCAAACTCTATTGCGGCGAACGTTCGCTGGGTTTTGTTTGGTTCTGCGACTTGCTCGAAACCGTGCAATCGCAAGTTCTGTTTTGGTTGTAG
- a CDS encoding HlyD family efflux transporter periplasmic adaptor subunit, whose protein sequence is MQTNLQELYASSTSRALGLRMRADLEVVQQAWQGRSCWVIKDPLALKYFRFEEEEYSLLTWLDGKTSLDELRERFQAQFSPQKLAVAQLQHLLTMLHRSNLIVSLAAGQGESLRERHETRERKKFWATLSNPLAMRFRGIDPDRLLTFLNATFGWLFSPLALVLGVCFAMSAGLLLAAQWQEFSGRLPQFREFFAVSNWLLLAVVMSLVKVLHEFGHGVACRRYGGHSHELGLMLLVFTPCLYCNVTDSWVIRSKWRRAMIGAAGMYIELLLAAACTWIWWFTQPGLLHHLCLNTMFVCSVSTLMFNANPLMRYDGYYILCDLLEIPNLRPKASALVKNKASAWFLGMKETVDPFLPVRGQIWFVLFAVASTCYGWFVTFSVLWFLTQVFKPYGLAVLGQGLVLISLATMILLPLWRVIQLFRIPGRRQQMKTSRVLLSGIALAGLAAAIFCIPLPHNITCAVLLQPKGAEAIYVEVPGEVVHVWVTQGHVEKDQPLMQLRNLDAEIAAQKLRAQRDGLIAKIDGLRTRAHVDPNALLDIAQTEEALSTLQKQLQQRETELRKMIVVAPFTGQLLPPPEKQPSTDKVTLASWAGRPLTERNRGAFLDKGTVLGKLAPSGEFEAVLAIDQNAMEFVRPGQAVDLILDQWPGRKLAGRIEHLSEQPWNALPPSLSAKSGGRIVTRTGPNGAEHPVSETFQASVPLSDTDDRWIAEGTGQARIHAGTLTLAQHAWRMICRTFRFQL, encoded by the coding sequence ATGCAAACCAATCTCCAGGAACTCTACGCCTCCAGCACCAGCCGAGCGCTGGGTCTGCGAATGCGCGCCGATTTGGAAGTGGTGCAGCAAGCCTGGCAAGGTCGCTCGTGCTGGGTCATCAAAGATCCACTGGCGCTCAAGTACTTTCGCTTTGAAGAAGAAGAGTACTCGCTCCTTACCTGGCTCGATGGTAAGACCAGCCTCGACGAGCTGCGCGAGCGATTCCAGGCACAGTTCTCGCCACAAAAGCTGGCGGTCGCGCAGCTGCAACACTTGCTCACCATGTTGCATCGCAGCAACCTCATCGTCTCGCTGGCCGCGGGACAAGGAGAATCGCTCCGCGAACGGCACGAAACTCGCGAACGAAAGAAATTTTGGGCCACGCTCAGCAATCCGTTGGCCATGCGTTTTCGCGGCATCGATCCCGACCGTTTGCTCACTTTTCTCAATGCGACCTTCGGCTGGCTCTTCTCGCCGCTGGCACTCGTGCTTGGTGTGTGCTTTGCCATGTCGGCGGGGTTGCTGCTCGCAGCGCAGTGGCAAGAGTTCTCCGGTCGGTTGCCGCAGTTCCGCGAGTTCTTCGCCGTCAGCAATTGGTTGTTACTCGCCGTTGTCATGTCGCTGGTGAAAGTGCTGCACGAATTCGGCCACGGAGTGGCCTGTCGTCGCTACGGCGGTCACTCGCACGAGCTAGGCCTGATGCTGCTGGTTTTCACGCCGTGCCTGTATTGCAACGTCACCGATTCGTGGGTGATTCGCAGCAAATGGCGACGGGCGATGATCGGTGCCGCGGGCATGTATATCGAACTTCTGCTCGCGGCAGCCTGCACCTGGATCTGGTGGTTCACGCAGCCCGGGCTGTTGCATCACCTGTGCCTCAACACCATGTTCGTCTGTTCCGTCAGCACACTGATGTTCAACGCCAACCCTCTGATGCGGTACGACGGCTACTACATCCTCTGCGATCTGCTCGAAATTCCCAACCTGCGTCCCAAGGCCAGTGCGCTCGTTAAGAACAAAGCGTCGGCCTGGTTTCTGGGGATGAAAGAAACCGTCGATCCCTTTTTGCCGGTCCGCGGTCAAATCTGGTTCGTCCTGTTTGCTGTCGCCTCGACCTGCTATGGCTGGTTCGTCACCTTCTCGGTGTTGTGGTTCCTCACGCAAGTCTTCAAGCCCTACGGCCTCGCCGTGCTCGGGCAGGGGCTGGTGCTGATATCGCTCGCCACAATGATCCTGCTGCCGCTATGGCGCGTGATTCAACTCTTTCGCATTCCCGGCCGGAGACAACAAATGAAAACCTCGCGAGTCCTCCTGAGCGGCATTGCGCTGGCCGGCCTCGCGGCGGCCATCTTCTGCATTCCGCTGCCGCACAACATCACCTGTGCCGTGCTGTTGCAACCCAAGGGGGCAGAAGCCATTTATGTGGAAGTGCCCGGCGAAGTGGTACACGTGTGGGTCACGCAGGGGCATGTCGAAAAGGATCAACCCTTGATGCAGCTGCGCAATCTCGATGCCGAAATCGCTGCACAAAAGCTGCGAGCCCAGCGCGACGGCCTGATTGCCAAGATCGATGGACTGCGGACGCGAGCACACGTCGACCCGAACGCCTTGCTCGACATCGCCCAAACCGAAGAAGCCCTCAGTACGTTGCAAAAGCAACTGCAGCAGCGCGAAACGGAACTGCGCAAGATGATCGTCGTCGCGCCGTTCACAGGGCAACTCTTGCCGCCCCCTGAAAAGCAGCCCAGCACCGACAAGGTGACGCTCGCCAGTTGGGCAGGGCGACCGCTGACCGAACGCAATCGGGGCGCATTTCTCGATAAAGGAACGGTGCTTGGCAAGCTCGCGCCGTCGGGCGAGTTCGAAGCGGTCCTTGCCATCGATCAGAATGCCATGGAATTCGTTCGTCCCGGACAGGCCGTCGATTTAATTCTCGATCAATGGCCCGGTCGCAAACTGGCCGGCCGCATTGAGCACCTCTCTGAACAGCCGTGGAACGCGCTCCCCCCCAGCTTGTCGGCCAAATCAGGCGGCCGCATCGTCACTCGCACCGGTCCCAACGGTGCCGAGCATCCGGTCTCCGAAACGTTTCAGGCCAGCGTACCCCTAAGCGACACCGACGATCGCTGGATCGCCGAAGGAACGGGCCAGGCCCGCATTCACGCCGGCACTCTCACCCTGGCCCAACATGCCTGGCGCATGATCTGCCGCACGTTCCGGTTTCAACTGTAG
- a CDS encoding tetratricopeptide repeat protein — MDDSGARAIRTRFEQANRLVAAGQFSEAAAIFAECVSGEPANSDFVDSWLLALSRAPVPQPLDVRSAPFAALASLATNEEWDQVLQRGIPLLNEFPRRVPLLQTMATASASLGYFEAADCYLEAAIALAPDQADLLRQRAKLLAQLRRYDEALTTWMAVERVSPEDAGAAGAIASLAIERSRRRNGLKRRSEDYRAAEPKPRVRPDQIQPAARVFGSLAMPTTTNAPVPRTLIQELELAVREFPSHAQNYLQLAPLYLERNREQDAERMLNRGRAATDNDPRVVALWEDVAMKVSEERVALARQDANEHPSEATQNALAQALRERDRLEIAVFTSRSQREPEKLALQYELGVRLKRASKLRDAIKYLTAALGDAVERAPAAFELGECLLQQGEVAQAMHFYRQAADTALAEQAHFRKQALYQLSLLATRMKLLKAAVRYLKELLRIDPRYRDAAAMLQSILPAPGTNAMPPTSGDRRVTSSTPTA, encoded by the coding sequence ATGGATGATTCAGGCGCGCGAGCCATCCGCACGCGATTCGAACAAGCGAATCGACTGGTGGCTGCTGGCCAATTTAGCGAAGCGGCGGCAATCTTTGCCGAATGCGTCAGCGGTGAACCGGCGAATTCCGACTTCGTCGATTCCTGGCTGTTAGCGTTGTCGCGCGCGCCCGTTCCTCAGCCTCTCGATGTCCGCTCCGCTCCCTTCGCCGCACTCGCCAGTCTGGCCACCAACGAAGAATGGGACCAGGTTCTGCAGCGCGGCATTCCGCTGCTGAATGAATTCCCGCGCCGCGTGCCGCTGCTGCAAACCATGGCCACGGCCTCCGCGTCGCTCGGCTACTTTGAAGCGGCCGACTGCTATTTAGAAGCCGCAATCGCGCTGGCACCCGACCAGGCCGATCTGCTCCGTCAGCGGGCGAAGTTGCTTGCCCAGTTGCGTCGCTACGACGAAGCTCTCACCACCTGGATGGCCGTCGAACGGGTCTCGCCCGAAGATGCCGGCGCCGCCGGAGCGATTGCTTCGCTGGCCATCGAACGAAGCCGGCGGCGCAATGGCCTCAAGCGCCGCAGCGAAGATTATCGCGCCGCGGAACCCAAGCCCCGCGTTCGCCCCGACCAAATCCAGCCCGCTGCCCGCGTGTTCGGTTCGCTGGCGATGCCCACGACCACCAACGCGCCGGTACCGCGCACGCTCATACAAGAACTGGAACTGGCCGTGCGGGAGTTTCCCTCGCACGCGCAGAATTATCTGCAACTGGCCCCGCTTTACTTGGAGCGGAATCGCGAGCAGGATGCCGAGCGAATGCTCAATCGCGGCCGCGCCGCCACCGACAACGATCCGCGCGTCGTCGCTCTGTGGGAAGACGTGGCGATGAAGGTCTCGGAAGAACGCGTCGCACTCGCCCGCCAGGATGCCAACGAACATCCGTCGGAAGCCACGCAGAACGCGCTCGCACAGGCGCTGCGCGAGCGCGATCGGCTGGAGATTGCCGTCTTCACTTCGCGCAGTCAGCGCGAACCGGAGAAACTGGCGCTGCAGTACGAACTGGGCGTGCGCCTTAAGCGTGCGTCGAAGTTGCGAGACGCGATCAAGTATTTGACGGCCGCTCTGGGCGATGCCGTAGAGCGAGCGCCAGCGGCGTTTGAGTTGGGTGAATGCCTGCTGCAGCAGGGTGAAGTGGCCCAGGCGATGCACTTTTATCGCCAGGCAGCCGATACCGCGCTCGCCGAACAGGCACACTTTCGCAAGCAGGCCCTTTATCAATTGAGCCTGCTCGCCACGCGCATGAAGCTGCTCAAAGCGGCAGTTCGCTATCTGAAAGAATTGCTGCGCATCGATCCGCGCTATCGCGACGCAGCTGCCATGCTGCAAAGCATTTTGCCCGCGCCAGGCACTAACGCGATGCCACCCACTAGCGGCGATCGACGCGTCACCAGCAGCACACCGACGGCGTAA